The Streptomyces aurantiacus genome includes a region encoding these proteins:
- a CDS encoding COG1470 family protein, which produces MPFVVRALCLASVTALGVAPVSAAADDWSVAPSAGGRDGRPYFYAEGAPGTVLQDKVSVLNPGGQPLTVRLRGADADNGGRGALSVRAKAKDTGAWITFADRTVRIPARTRADVPFTVSVPPGTTPGDHPGAILASAGSRTAAVRVHLRVGGPALSALTVEHVKVRDGRISYELVNRGTTVLAPKLAVRAEGLFGEVLDRAPRALPVELLPGRRVALDEPWPDPPALDGVDVELAVTAAGGARAEAAATAWFVPWTAVAGAVSGLVVCAGGAHWSVRRRRRSRQAGRTGQPHREAELTGAVT; this is translated from the coding sequence ATGCCGTTCGTCGTCCGTGCCCTCTGTCTCGCCTCCGTGACCGCGCTCGGCGTCGCCCCGGTCTCCGCCGCCGCCGACGACTGGTCCGTCGCGCCCTCGGCAGGCGGCCGGGACGGGCGGCCGTACTTCTACGCGGAAGGCGCGCCGGGCACGGTCCTTCAGGACAAGGTGTCCGTGCTGAACCCGGGCGGGCAGCCGCTGACGGTACGGCTCCGGGGCGCCGACGCCGACAACGGCGGGAGGGGCGCGCTGTCCGTACGGGCGAAGGCGAAGGACACCGGGGCCTGGATCACGTTCGCCGACCGGACGGTGCGGATCCCGGCGCGAACCCGCGCGGACGTGCCCTTCACCGTGAGCGTCCCGCCGGGCACCACACCCGGCGACCACCCCGGCGCGATCCTCGCGAGCGCCGGGAGCCGGACCGCGGCCGTACGGGTCCACCTGCGGGTCGGCGGACCGGCCCTCTCGGCGCTCACCGTCGAGCACGTGAAGGTCCGCGACGGCCGGATCTCCTACGAACTGGTCAACCGCGGCACCACCGTGCTGGCCCCGAAGCTCGCCGTACGCGCCGAGGGCCTGTTCGGAGAGGTGCTCGACCGGGCCCCGCGCGCCCTGCCCGTCGAACTGCTCCCCGGCCGCCGCGTCGCGCTCGACGAACCCTGGCCCGACCCGCCCGCCCTCGACGGGGTCGACGTCGAACTGGCGGTCACGGCGGCGGGCGGGGCGCGGGCCGAGGCGGCGGCCACGGCGTGGTTCGTGCCGTGGACGGCGGTGGCGGGTGCGGTGTCCGGGCTCGTGGTGTGCGCGGGCGGTGCCCACTGGTCCGTACGGCGCCGGCGGCGGTCCCGGCAGGCCGGGCGCACCGGACAGCCGCACAGGGAAGCCGAGTTGACGGGAGCGGTGACGTGA
- a CDS encoding LPXTG cell wall anchor domain-containing protein produces the protein MSYRTYQKRTAALASAAALAGSAVLMAAPAARADVVDVNYQCKTPIGDKSAVSPIDIKGVKSGSGYQLTMTFQKGVSSSPVELGKGAMNPSAVIKLGGADSGTVSVKGPANPEAVPANTPIKITDLTGTYTPKKTGKVTFTPGVLTIKALGTTTTCTPSNSPKASLTLDVTAAGGGTTGGSTGGSSQDTPAGGEELPQTGPEDSAIALGTLGGTVLLAGAAGVLWLTRRNQARH, from the coding sequence GTGTCATACCGGACGTACCAGAAACGAACCGCCGCGCTCGCGTCCGCCGCGGCCCTGGCCGGCTCGGCGGTGCTGATGGCCGCCCCCGCAGCCAGGGCCGACGTGGTGGACGTCAACTACCAGTGCAAGACCCCCATCGGTGACAAGTCCGCCGTCTCGCCCATCGACATCAAGGGCGTCAAGAGCGGCAGCGGCTACCAGCTCACGATGACCTTCCAGAAGGGCGTCTCGTCCAGCCCCGTGGAACTGGGCAAGGGCGCGATGAACCCGAGCGCGGTCATCAAACTCGGCGGCGCCGACAGCGGCACCGTGTCGGTCAAGGGCCCCGCCAACCCGGAGGCGGTTCCCGCCAACACCCCCATCAAGATCACCGACCTGACCGGGACGTACACCCCGAAGAAGACCGGCAAGGTCACCTTCACCCCGGGCGTGCTGACCATCAAGGCCCTCGGTACGACGACCACCTGCACGCCCAGCAACAGCCCGAAGGCCTCGCTGACCCTGGATGTCACGGCGGCCGGCGGCGGCACCACGGGCGGCTCCACGGGTGGCTCCTCGCAGGACACCCCGGCGGGCGGCGAGGAACTGCCGCAGACCGGTCCCGAGGACTCCGCGATCGCACTCGGCACCCTCGGCGGCACGGTGCTGCTGGCCGGCGCGGCCGGCGTGCTGTGGCTGACCAGGAGGAACCAGGCCCGCCACTGA
- a CDS encoding ATP-binding protein gives MSTTRPCSPGDRGPEPGDGGASGTPPGGTPAGRRARRLNFDGESGVVPMARDFARQALYEWGWLPAASADQRAAAEDVLLVVSELVTNACLHAEGPDELRIAYDKKVLRVEVSDRGTGQPAPRTPHRAGRPGGHGMFIVQRLCLDWGVIRTAGVAGKTVWAELGAPA, from the coding sequence ATGAGCACCACCCGGCCTTGTTCGCCGGGCGACCGCGGCCCGGAACCGGGCGACGGCGGCGCTTCCGGGACGCCTCCGGGCGGTACACCCGCCGGGCGTCGGGCCCGCCGGCTGAACTTCGACGGCGAGAGCGGTGTCGTCCCGATGGCCCGTGACTTCGCGCGGCAGGCGCTGTACGAGTGGGGCTGGCTGCCCGCGGCCTCCGCCGACCAGCGGGCGGCGGCGGAGGACGTACTGCTGGTCGTCTCCGAACTCGTCACCAACGCCTGTCTGCACGCGGAGGGCCCGGACGAACTCCGGATCGCCTACGACAAGAAGGTGCTCCGGGTGGAGGTCTCCGACCGGGGTACGGGCCAGCCCGCCCCGCGGACCCCGCACAGAGCCGGCCGCCCCGGTGGTCACGGCATGTTCATCGTGCAGCGGCTGTGCCTGGACTGGGGCGTGATCCGCACGGCCGGGGTCGCCGGCAAGACCGTCTGGGCGGAGCTCGGAGCACCCGCGTAA
- a CDS encoding STAS domain-containing protein: MDRGTVGSAQSGRLLVEVREEGTSAVITPAGELDHHTADLLREPVEDCLDRGFARLVVDCSRLEFCDSTGLNVLLGARLRAEAAGGGVHLAGMLPVVARVFEITGAEAVFTVHDTLEAALAGKSGADGAEAGESGATEPGADSSGSARPAVDPGD; the protein is encoded by the coding sequence ATGGACCGCGGGACGGTCGGCAGCGCACAGTCGGGCCGGCTTCTGGTCGAGGTGCGGGAAGAGGGCACTAGTGCCGTCATCACCCCGGCGGGTGAGCTGGATCACCATACGGCGGACCTTCTGCGCGAACCGGTCGAGGACTGCCTCGACCGCGGGTTCGCGCGACTCGTCGTGGACTGTTCACGGCTGGAGTTCTGTGACTCCACCGGACTGAACGTCCTGCTCGGTGCCCGGCTTCGGGCCGAGGCAGCGGGCGGTGGGGTCCATCTGGCGGGAATGCTGCCGGTGGTGGCCCGGGTCTTCGAGATCACCGGGGCGGAGGCCGTCTTCACCGTGCACGACACGCTCGAGGCGGCGCTGGCCGGCAAGAGCGGAGCGGACGGCGCCGAGGCGGGTGAATCCGGGGCCACGGAACCCGGGGCCGACTCGTCCGGGTCCGCGCGACCCGCCGTCGACCCGGGTGACTAG
- a CDS encoding RNA polymerase sigma factor SigF, with amino-acid sequence MEDIMSPRLDASQTQRATSTRPPEKLADESADENPGLAGLPEIPPFAEVGPVDARALSKTLFERLESLEEGTYEYSYVRNTLVELNLALVKFAASRFRSRSEPMEDIIQVGTIGLIKAIDRFELSRGVEFPTFAMPTIVGEIKRFFRDTSWSVRVPRRLQELRLDLAKAGDELAQQLDRAPTVGELAERLGLSNDEVVEGMAASNAYTASSLDAQPEEDDSEGALADRIGYEDHGLEGIEYVESLKPLIAELPQRDRQILSLRFVANMTQSEIGDELGISQMHVSRLLSRTLVRLRRGLTVEE; translated from the coding sequence ATGGAGGACATCATGTCACCCCGGCTCGACGCATCGCAGACCCAGAGGGCGACGTCGACGCGCCCTCCGGAAAAACTGGCGGACGAGTCCGCCGACGAGAATCCCGGCCTCGCCGGTCTTCCGGAGATACCCCCCTTCGCCGAGGTGGGACCGGTGGACGCGAGGGCCCTGTCCAAGACCCTCTTCGAGCGGCTCGAGTCGCTGGAGGAAGGGACGTACGAGTACTCGTACGTCCGTAACACCCTGGTCGAACTGAACCTCGCCCTGGTGAAGTTCGCCGCCTCCCGGTTCCGCTCGCGCAGTGAGCCGATGGAGGACATCATCCAGGTCGGCACCATCGGCCTGATCAAGGCGATCGACCGCTTCGAACTCAGCCGTGGCGTCGAGTTCCCGACCTTCGCGATGCCAACCATCGTCGGCGAGATCAAGCGCTTCTTCCGCGACACGTCGTGGTCGGTGCGCGTGCCGCGCCGCCTTCAGGAACTCCGTCTCGACCTGGCCAAGGCCGGCGACGAACTCGCACAGCAGCTGGACCGCGCTCCGACGGTGGGAGAGCTGGCGGAGCGTCTGGGGCTGTCGAACGACGAGGTCGTCGAGGGCATGGCGGCGTCCAACGCCTACACGGCCAGCTCGCTGGACGCCCAGCCCGAGGAGGACGACTCCGAGGGCGCGCTGGCGGACCGCATCGGCTACGAGGACCACGGCCTCGAGGGCATCGAGTACGTCGAGTCGCTGAAGCCGCTGATCGCCGAACTTCCGCAGCGCGACCGGCAGATCCTGTCCCTGCGTTTCGTCGCCAACATGACCCAGTCGGAGATCGGTGACGAGCTCGGCATCTCGCAGATGCACGTGTCGCGGCTGCTGTCGCGGACGCTGGTGCGACTGCGCAGGGGACTGACCGTGGAGGAGTGA
- a CDS encoding ricin-type beta-trefoil lectin domain protein — protein sequence MARGEGRGVGDDGGTGSGVHTGASDARLTELLRADASTGYAALRELRARHRPAVLAYARLCTTGDAAARELTAHAFTLAAQETVRGVDPRGPWRHQLLLLAGRVALAWAGDERSGGLDPGLLARLRESHPGGPLPPMLDAFRSLPARVQGLLWYGIVERESEDETAGALGVTREDVTYGTEPALQALRTAFLQSHLAASGDPRCQDFRRLIEESVHPDSPRHSADLRAHMAECGHCALAYGQLSALRDDRRTALAEGLLPWGGTAYAMAGTAGAGRAHAHPPAASRPRAVLGTWPPSRRFVLASAALGVALAPLLLLLVASDGSRPQGAAGTRPPVRPPVTVTATVPTAPSPSATAGTTGPPKPTRSPSPSRPASPSPSRTKPAPPPPPPGHGYAQVVNLGTGRCLDIADDGLEKGTDVVTAPCTSSRTQRWRVDAGRGALQSYADPDFCLDSRGATDDGVGVWECDSLDGRNGANLRFAVTASGVLRPAVAPDHALTPFGDDGLDLAPDTGRTEQRWRAGAGPA from the coding sequence ATGGCTCGGGGCGAGGGCAGAGGGGTCGGCGACGACGGCGGGACCGGGAGCGGCGTGCACACGGGGGCGTCCGACGCACGCCTGACGGAACTGCTGCGCGCCGACGCCTCGACCGGCTACGCGGCGCTGCGGGAACTGCGCGCACGCCACCGGCCCGCGGTCCTCGCGTACGCCCGGCTGTGCACCACCGGTGACGCGGCCGCCCGGGAGCTGACCGCCCACGCCTTCACCCTCGCCGCCCAGGAGACCGTGCGCGGTGTCGACCCCCGCGGGCCCTGGCGGCATCAACTCCTGCTGCTGGCCGGGCGGGTGGCCCTCGCGTGGGCCGGGGACGAGCGGTCGGGCGGGCTCGACCCCGGGCTGCTCGCGCGGCTGCGCGAGAGCCATCCCGGCGGGCCGCTCCCACCGATGCTCGACGCGTTCCGGTCGCTGCCCGCCCGGGTCCAGGGCCTCCTCTGGTACGGGATCGTCGAGCGGGAGTCCGAGGACGAGACGGCCGGAGCCCTGGGCGTCACCCGCGAGGACGTGACGTACGGGACGGAGCCGGCCCTCCAGGCGTTGCGCACGGCCTTCCTGCAGTCCCACCTCGCCGCCTCCGGTGATCCGCGCTGCCAGGACTTCCGCCGGCTGATCGAGGAGTCGGTCCATCCCGACAGCCCCCGCCACAGCGCGGACCTGCGCGCCCACATGGCCGAGTGCGGGCACTGCGCCCTCGCGTACGGGCAGCTCTCCGCGCTGCGGGACGACCGTCGCACGGCACTGGCCGAGGGTCTGCTGCCGTGGGGCGGCACGGCGTACGCCATGGCAGGCACGGCCGGTGCGGGCCGGGCGCACGCGCACCCGCCCGCCGCGTCGCGGCCCCGGGCGGTGCTGGGCACCTGGCCGCCGTCCCGCCGCTTCGTGCTGGCCTCGGCGGCTCTCGGAGTCGCCCTCGCCCCTCTGCTGCTCCTCCTCGTGGCCTCGGACGGCTCACGGCCTCAGGGGGCGGCCGGCACGAGACCCCCGGTGCGTCCGCCGGTCACGGTGACGGCCACGGTTCCCACGGCGCCGTCCCCCTCCGCCACGGCCGGCACGACCGGGCCGCCGAAGCCGACGAGGAGCCCGAGCCCGTCGAGGCCGGCGTCCCCGAGCCCGTCCCGCACGAAGCCCGCCCCTCCCCCGCCGCCTCCCGGCCACGGCTACGCCCAGGTGGTCAACCTCGGCACGGGCCGCTGCCTGGACATCGCGGACGACGGCCTGGAGAAGGGCACGGACGTCGTCACGGCCCCCTGTACCTCGTCCCGCACCCAGCGCTGGCGCGTCGACGCCGGCCGGGGAGCCCTGCAGTCGTACGCGGACCCCGACTTCTGCCTGGACAGCCGCGGCGCGACCGACGACGGCGTGGGCGTCTGGGAGTGCGACTCGCTCGACGGCCGCAACGGCGCGAACCTGCGGTTCGCGGTGACCGCCTCCGGCGTGCTCCGCCCGGCCGTCGCCCCGGACCACGCGCTGACGCCGTTTGGCGACGACGGCCTGGACCTGGCCCCGGACACGGGCCGCACGGAGCAGCGGTGGCGGGCGGGCGCGGGGCCTGCGTGA
- the hutI gene encoding imidazolonepropionase: MNPGRDPAPGPGLAPVAPIAPEDAMSSTTGTTSGSNPGSTTLITNIASLVTNDPSLGDGSPLGLIQDAAVVIDGDRIAWTGESREAPATDNRVDAGGRAVIPGFVDSHSHLLFAGDRTQEFNARMSGRAYSAGGIRTTVAATRAASDEELERNLTRYLHEALRQGTTTFETKSGYGLTVEDEARALRIASAHTDEVTYLGAHIVSPDHADDPTGPAEYVALVTGEMLDACAPYARWIDVFCEKGAFDGDQARAILTAGKTKGLHPRIHANQLSYGPGVLLAVELDAASADHCTHLTDADVDALASGDTVATLLPGAEFSTRAEWPDARRLLDAGVTVALSTDCNPGSSFTSSVPFCIALAVRDMGMTPDEALWSATAGGARALRRTDIGRLTPGAYADLALLDAPSHVHLAYRPGVPLVGPVWRRGVRVA; the protein is encoded by the coding sequence CTGAACCCCGGCCGGGACCCCGCCCCCGGGCCCGGCCTCGCCCCCGTCGCCCCGATCGCCCCCGAGGACGCCATGAGCAGCACGACCGGCACCACCAGCGGCAGCAACCCCGGCAGCACGACCCTCATCACCAACATCGCCAGTCTGGTCACCAACGACCCCTCCCTGGGTGACGGCTCTCCCCTCGGTCTGATCCAGGACGCGGCCGTCGTCATCGACGGCGACCGCATCGCGTGGACCGGTGAATCAAGAGAAGCACCCGCCACTGACAACCGGGTCGACGCCGGTGGCCGCGCGGTGATCCCCGGCTTCGTCGACTCCCACTCGCACCTCCTCTTCGCGGGCGACCGCACCCAGGAGTTCAACGCCCGCATGTCCGGCCGGGCCTACAGCGCGGGCGGCATCCGCACGACCGTCGCCGCCACCCGGGCCGCGAGCGACGAGGAACTGGAGCGCAACCTCACCCGCTACCTCCACGAGGCCCTCCGCCAGGGCACGACCACGTTCGAGACGAAGTCCGGCTACGGGCTGACGGTCGAGGACGAGGCGCGGGCCCTGCGCATCGCCTCCGCGCACACCGACGAGGTCACCTACCTCGGCGCGCACATCGTCTCCCCGGACCACGCCGACGACCCCACCGGGCCCGCGGAGTACGTCGCGCTCGTCACCGGCGAGATGCTCGACGCCTGTGCCCCGTACGCCCGGTGGATCGACGTCTTCTGCGAGAAGGGCGCCTTCGACGGGGACCAGGCCCGCGCGATCCTCACGGCGGGAAAGACGAAGGGCCTGCACCCGCGCATCCACGCCAACCAGCTCTCGTACGGCCCCGGAGTGCTGCTGGCCGTCGAACTCGACGCGGCCTCGGCGGACCACTGCACCCACCTGACGGACGCGGACGTGGACGCCCTCGCGAGCGGCGACACGGTGGCCACGCTCCTCCCCGGCGCCGAGTTCTCCACCCGCGCCGAATGGCCCGACGCCCGCCGCCTCCTCGACGCGGGCGTCACGGTCGCCCTCTCCACGGACTGCAACCCGGGCTCGTCCTTCACGTCGTCCGTGCCGTTCTGCATCGCGCTGGCGGTACGGGACATGGGGATGACACCCGACGAGGCGCTCTGGTCGGCGACGGCGGGCGGAGCGCGGGCCCTGCGCCGCACGGACATCGGCCGCCTCACCCCCGGCGCCTACGCGGACCTCGCCCTCCTCGACGCCCCCAGCCACGTGCACCTGGCCTACCGGCCGGGCGTACCGCTGGTCGGCCCCGTGTGGCGTCGGGGCGTACGCGTGGCCTGA
- a CDS encoding formimidoylglutamate deiminase codes for MSSRGTTYWLEHAWLDSYVEPGVALDVDTDGRIAAVRTGAESPPPGAEILRGLTLPGLADTHSHAFHRALRGTVQVGSGTFWTWREIMYSVADRLTPDTYHALARAVYAEMALAGVTAVGEFHYVHHAPGGTPYADPNAMGEALVEAAAEAGIRITLLDTAYLAGGLLDARRGQPPNRHQLRFSDGTAEAWATRCSLLKDRDHARIGAAIHSVRAVPAEQLGTVARWAEERRAPLHVHLSEQTAENDACLAAHGRTPTRLLADHGVLGPRTTGVHNTHLTDEDIALLGRSSTGTCMCPTTERDLADGIGPAVALQQAGSPLSLGSDSHAVIDLFEEARAMELNERLRTRTRGHWTAAALLRAASADGHAALGWADAGTLEAGALADFTTIALDSVRTAGPVPRLGAETAVFAATAADVRHTVVGGRHIVRDGAHTLVPNVPRALADAVDALRA; via the coding sequence GTGAGCTCGCGAGGCACGACGTACTGGCTGGAGCACGCCTGGCTCGACTCCTACGTGGAGCCGGGCGTGGCCCTCGACGTGGACACGGACGGACGGATCGCCGCCGTCCGCACCGGCGCCGAGAGCCCACCGCCCGGCGCGGAGATCCTGCGCGGCCTGACCCTCCCGGGCCTCGCCGACACCCACAGCCATGCCTTCCACCGCGCCCTGCGCGGCACCGTCCAGGTCGGCTCCGGCACCTTCTGGACCTGGCGCGAGATCATGTACTCCGTGGCGGACCGGCTGACGCCGGACACCTACCACGCGCTGGCCCGCGCGGTGTACGCCGAGATGGCCCTCGCGGGCGTCACGGCCGTCGGCGAGTTCCACTACGTGCACCACGCGCCGGGCGGCACCCCCTACGCCGACCCGAACGCCATGGGCGAGGCGCTCGTCGAGGCCGCCGCGGAGGCGGGCATCCGCATCACGCTCCTCGACACCGCCTACCTCGCGGGCGGCCTTCTCGACGCCCGCAGGGGGCAGCCCCCGAACCGCCACCAGCTCCGCTTCTCCGACGGCACCGCCGAGGCCTGGGCGACACGCTGTTCACTTCTCAAGGACCGGGATCACGCGCGGATCGGGGCGGCCATCCACTCCGTACGGGCCGTGCCCGCCGAGCAGTTGGGCACGGTGGCGCGGTGGGCCGAGGAGCGGCGGGCCCCACTCCACGTGCACCTGTCCGAGCAGACGGCGGAGAACGACGCCTGCCTGGCGGCCCACGGCCGCACCCCCACCCGGCTGCTCGCCGACCACGGAGTGCTCGGCCCGCGCACCACGGGCGTGCACAACACCCACCTCACCGACGAGGACATCGCGCTGCTCGGCCGTTCGTCGACCGGCACCTGCATGTGCCCGACCACCGAGCGCGACCTCGCCGACGGCATCGGCCCGGCCGTCGCGCTCCAGCAGGCGGGCTCACCGCTGTCCCTCGGCTCCGACAGCCACGCCGTCATCGACCTGTTCGAGGAGGCGCGCGCCATGGAGCTGAACGAGCGCCTGCGCACCCGCACCCGCGGCCACTGGACCGCGGCGGCGCTCCTTCGCGCCGCCTCCGCCGACGGCCACGCGGCCCTGGGCTGGGCCGACGCGGGCACCCTCGAAGCGGGCGCGCTCGCCGACTTCACGACGATCGCGCTCGACTCGGTCAGAACCGCGGGGCCGGTGCCGCGGCTCGGCGCCGAGACGGCCGTATTCGCCGCGACAGCGGCGGACGTGCGTCACACGGTCGTGGGCGGCCGGCACATCGTGCGCGACGGGGCACACACCCTCGTCCCGAACGTGCCGCGGGCCCTCGCGGACGCCGTCGACGCCCTCCGCGCCTGA
- a CDS encoding allantoate amidohydrolase produces MWRQLAPVGRHPGSGGYRRFAWTGADADCRAWFREQAEARGLVHELDRNGNQWAWLGDPTAGDAVVTGSHLDSVPDGGAFDGPLGVVSSFAALDELRGRNARFTRPLAIVNFGDEEGARFGLACVGSRLAAGELTAEQAHRLRDADGTSLPQAMEAAGHDPDAIGADPERLARIGAFVELHVEQGRALDLTGDRVGIASAIWPHGRWRFDFRGEANHAGTTRLVDRRDPMLSYAQTVLAARREAQLAGAVATFGKISVEPNGVNAIPSLVRGWLDSRAADQTTLDTVVHGVEKAAREYADAHGVHLDVVRESFTPVVEFEHALRDEIARILGREKDTDLRIPVLGTGAGHDAGILSATIPTAMLFVRNPTGVSHSPAEYAAEDDCVAGVTALADVLEGLACK; encoded by the coding sequence ATGTGGCGGCAGCTGGCGCCCGTCGGACGGCACCCCGGCTCCGGCGGCTACCGCCGGTTCGCCTGGACCGGGGCCGACGCCGACTGCCGGGCCTGGTTCCGCGAGCAGGCCGAGGCGCGCGGGCTCGTCCACGAACTGGACCGCAACGGCAACCAGTGGGCCTGGCTGGGCGACCCCACGGCGGGGGACGCCGTCGTCACCGGGTCCCACCTCGACTCGGTGCCCGACGGCGGTGCCTTCGACGGACCCCTCGGAGTCGTGTCCTCCTTCGCCGCGCTCGACGAACTGCGCGGCAGGAACGCGCGGTTCACCAGGCCCCTCGCCATCGTGAACTTCGGCGACGAGGAAGGCGCCCGCTTCGGACTGGCCTGCGTGGGGTCACGGCTCGCGGCCGGGGAACTCACCGCCGAGCAGGCCCACCGGCTCAGGGACGCGGACGGCACCAGCCTCCCGCAGGCCATGGAGGCCGCCGGCCACGACCCGGACGCCATCGGGGCGGACCCCGAGCGCCTGGCCCGGATCGGCGCGTTCGTCGAACTGCACGTCGAGCAGGGCCGCGCCCTCGACCTGACCGGCGACCGGGTCGGCATCGCCAGCGCCATCTGGCCGCACGGGCGGTGGCGGTTCGACTTCCGGGGCGAGGCCAACCACGCGGGCACCACCCGCCTCGTGGACCGCCGCGACCCCATGCTGTCGTACGCGCAGACCGTGCTCGCCGCCCGCCGCGAGGCACAGCTCGCGGGTGCCGTGGCCACCTTCGGCAAGATCTCGGTCGAGCCGAACGGCGTCAACGCCATCCCCTCCCTCGTGCGCGGCTGGCTCGACTCCCGCGCCGCCGACCAGACGACCCTCGACACGGTCGTCCACGGCGTCGAGAAGGCCGCCCGCGAGTACGCCGACGCGCACGGCGTCCACCTCGACGTCGTCCGCGAGTCGTTCACCCCGGTCGTCGAGTTCGAGCACGCCCTGCGGGACGAGATCGCCCGCATCCTGGGCAGGGAGAAGGACACGGACCTGAGGATCCCCGTCCTGGGGACCGGCGCCGGACACGACGCCGGAATCCTCTCCGCCACGATCCCCACCGCCATGCTGTTCGTACGCAACCCGACGGGCGTCTCGCACTCACCGGCCGAGTACGCCGCCGAGGACGACTGCGTGGCCGGGGTGACCGCACTCGCCGACGTACTGGAAGGGCTGGCCTGCAAGTGA
- the hutU gene encoding urocanate hydratase, which translates to MSGPRPVRAPRGTELSALGWQQEAALRMLQNNLDPEVAEHPDKLVVYGGTGKAARDWRSFDAMVRTLRTLKQDETMLVQSGRPVGVMQTHEWAPRVLIANSNLVGDWANWEEFRRLEALGLTMYGQMTAGSWIYIGTQGILQGTYETFSAVAAKKFGGTLAGTITLTAGLGGMGGAQPLAVTMNDGVAICVDVDPRAIERRIEHRYLDVRADSLEHALQLAVEARDARRPLSIGLLGNAAELLPRMLAEGAPVDIVTDQTSAHDPLAYLPVGVDFDDMASYAAKDPAGFTTRARESMARHVEAMVGFMDAGAEVFDYGNSIRGEAQLAGYERAFAFPGFVPAYIRPLFSEGKGPFRWAALSGEASDIAKTDKAILDLFPENESLHRWIKLAGERVHFQGLPARICWLGYGERDKAGERFNDMVASGELQAPLAIGRDHLDCGSVASPYRETEAMLDGSDAIADWPLLNAMVNVASGASWVSIHHGGGVGMGRSIHAGQVSVADGTKLAGEKIRRVLTNDPGMGVIRHVDAGYDIAESVADERGVRIPMREGE; encoded by the coding sequence ATGTCAGGACCCCGCCCCGTCCGAGCACCACGCGGCACGGAACTGAGCGCCCTGGGATGGCAGCAGGAAGCCGCCCTGCGGATGCTGCAGAACAACCTCGACCCCGAGGTCGCCGAGCACCCCGACAAGCTCGTCGTCTACGGCGGCACCGGCAAGGCCGCCCGCGACTGGCGCTCCTTCGACGCCATGGTCCGTACGCTGCGGACGCTGAAGCAGGACGAGACGATGCTCGTCCAGTCCGGCCGGCCGGTCGGCGTCATGCAGACCCACGAGTGGGCGCCGCGCGTCCTCATCGCCAACTCCAACCTGGTCGGCGACTGGGCGAACTGGGAGGAGTTCCGGCGCCTCGAAGCCCTCGGCCTCACCATGTACGGGCAGATGACCGCCGGTTCGTGGATCTACATCGGCACCCAGGGCATCCTCCAGGGCACCTACGAGACCTTCTCCGCCGTCGCCGCGAAGAAGTTCGGCGGGACGCTCGCCGGGACCATCACCCTGACGGCCGGTCTCGGCGGCATGGGCGGCGCCCAGCCGCTCGCCGTCACGATGAACGACGGCGTCGCGATCTGCGTCGATGTCGACCCGCGCGCCATCGAGCGCCGTATCGAGCACCGGTACCTGGACGTGCGCGCCGACTCCCTGGAGCACGCCCTCCAACTCGCCGTCGAGGCCCGCGACGCCCGCCGCCCGCTGTCCATCGGCCTGCTCGGCAACGCCGCGGAACTGCTGCCGCGCATGCTCGCCGAGGGCGCCCCCGTCGACATCGTCACCGACCAGACCTCGGCCCACGACCCGCTGGCCTACCTGCCCGTGGGCGTCGACTTCGACGACATGGCCTCGTACGCCGCCAAGGACCCGGCCGGCTTCACCACCAGGGCCCGTGAGTCGATGGCCCGGCACGTGGAGGCCATGGTGGGCTTCATGGACGCCGGCGCCGAGGTCTTCGACTACGGCAACTCCATCCGGGGCGAGGCCCAACTCGCCGGATACGAGCGGGCGTTCGCCTTCCCGGGATTCGTGCCCGCCTACATCCGGCCGCTGTTCTCCGAGGGCAAGGGCCCCTTCCGCTGGGCCGCACTGTCCGGCGAGGCGTCCGACATCGCCAAGACGGACAAGGCGATCCTCGACCTCTTCCCGGAGAACGAGTCCCTCCACCGCTGGATCAAACTGGCCGGCGAGCGGGTGCACTTCCAGGGACTGCCGGCCCGCATCTGCTGGCTCGGCTACGGGGAGCGGGACAAGGCGGGCGAGCGCTTCAACGACATGGTGGCCAGTGGAGAGCTGCAGGCTCCCCTCGCCATCGGGCGCGACCACCTCGACTGCGGTTCCGTCGCCTCTCCCTACCGCGAGACCGAGGCCATGCTCGACGGCTCGGACGCGATCGCCGACTGGCCCCTGCTGAACGCCATGGTGAACGTGGCGTCCGGGGCGTCCTGGGTCTCCATCCACCACGGCGGCGGGGTGGGAATGGGCAGGTCCATCCATGCCGGGCAGGTGTCGGTGGCCGACGGGACGAAGCTCGCCGGGGAGAAGATCCGGCGCGTGCTGACCAACGACCCCGGGATGGGCGTCATCCGGCACGTCGACGCCGGGTACGACATCGCGGAGTCCGTCGCCGACGAGCGCGGCGTGCGCATTCCCATGCGGGAGGGCGAGTGA